CGTGGTGTTGGTACTGGAAGCCACTCGCCGTTGTGTGGGTTTGCCGATCGTCATCATTGCAACATTGTTTATTATATATGCTCTGTTCGGCCAGCAGATGCCTTTCTTCCCCCATCGCGGTTTTACGTGGGAAAATTTGGCCACCCGCTTGTATTTCAGTACGGAAGCCATTTTTGGTACACCCATTCAAGTATCCTCTAAGTTTATCTTTCTTTTTCTCTTTTTTGGCGTATTGCTGATCAAAACGGGAATCGGCCAGTTCTTTAATGACCTGGCTTTTGCTCTGACGGGCCGTTTTACAGGTGGCACAGCCAAAGCAGCTGTAGCAGCCAGTGCCTTGCAAGGAACAGTGACCGGTAGTTCTGTGGCGAATACGGTAAGTTCTGGGTCCTTTACCATCCCATTGATGAAGAAATCGGGATTTAAACCAGAGTTTGCAGCGGCTGCAGAGGCTTCTGCCTCAACAGGCGGCCAGTTGATGCCCCCGATTATGGGCGCCGCTGCCTTCTTATTGGCAGAGTATACCCGTACCCCGTACAGCCAGGTGATGCTGGCGGCCTTAATTCCGGCCTTGCTCTATTTCAGCGGTGTGTTTATGGGGGTGCACTTCGAGTCCAAAAAGCTAGGCATCAAGGGCTTGCCTAAGGAAAAACTGCCTGATATTAAAGAAGTGGTCTTGCGCCGCGGTTACATGATTTTACCCTTGGTGCTGATCTTTAGCACGTTATTAATGGGTTTCTCACCTATTCGTGCTGCACTGGTGGGTATCACCACTGCCTTTGTGCTCAGTTTCTTCAGAAAGGAAACACGCTTTTCATTTAAAGACATCCTGGAGACACTGGAGCAAGGGGCGCGTGTTGCTTTGCCCGTCATCGCCGCATGTGCCACTGCTGGTATTATTGCGGGGATTGTGGTTATTACAGGCTTAGGCGGTAAACTGGCCGGCGGCATTATCAATTTATCCGGCGGAATTCTGCTGCTGACCCTGGTCTATACTATGCTTGCTTGCATTCTGCTGGGCATGGGGTTGCCAACCACGGCTAACTATGTCGTCACCGCTTCCATTGCGGCACCCGCTATTGTCACTCATCCGGAATTTGCGGTTCCTGTGCTTGCCGCACACATGTTTGTTTTCTACTTTGGCATTGTGGCAGACATTACACCCCCTGTTTGTTTGGCTGCCTACGCAGGTTCGGGCATTGCCCGCTCTAACCCGTTTATGACCGGCGTCACCGCGGTCAAATTAGCAGTAGCGGCCTATATCATTCCTTACATTTTTGTTTTTAATCCCCAACTTATATTGATCGATTATACTCCCCTTTCTTTAGCTATTGCGGTCATCACTGCCCTGTTGGGGATGGTAGGGATCAGCAGCTCAGTAATGGGCTTTTTCATCCGCCACTCCCGCTTATGGGAACGCATTGTTTTGTTTACTGGGGGCCTGTTGCTCATCTCACCCAACAAATTGGTAGACCTGGCTGGTTTGGCGCTTCTCGCCTTGATTTGGTTTATCCAGAAACAACGGCCTGACGATTCTGATTTTCAACATCAGCCAGTTGAAACCAATTAAGCCTGAGTAAGGACTGTCTAATAGAAAACCGACAATATAAAAAGAGTAGGTG
The Caldalkalibacillus thermarum genome window above contains:
- a CDS encoding TRAP transporter permease; the encoded protein is MTEQNASQTQDLPQADTLLEKYDRESAYRKKLGKWAWVVSFLAISLTLFHLYTASFGILRSQMQGAIHLGTALGLIFLLYPAKKGLQHKQKGVPWYDVILAFTALFVGYYFAFFLSELTVRIPRGNATELDIIVATLGVVLVLEATRRCVGLPIVIIATLFIIYALFGQQMPFFPHRGFTWENLATRLYFSTEAIFGTPIQVSSKFIFLFLFFGVLLIKTGIGQFFNDLAFALTGRFTGGTAKAAVAASALQGTVTGSSVANTVSSGSFTIPLMKKSGFKPEFAAAAEASASTGGQLMPPIMGAAAFLLAEYTRTPYSQVMLAALIPALLYFSGVFMGVHFESKKLGIKGLPKEKLPDIKEVVLRRGYMILPLVLIFSTLLMGFSPIRAALVGITTAFVLSFFRKETRFSFKDILETLEQGARVALPVIAACATAGIIAGIVVITGLGGKLAGGIINLSGGILLLTLVYTMLACILLGMGLPTTANYVVTASIAAPAIVTHPEFAVPVLAAHMFVFYFGIVADITPPVCLAAYAGSGIARSNPFMTGVTAVKLAVAAYIIPYIFVFNPQLILIDYTPLSLAIAVITALLGMVGISSSVMGFFIRHSRLWERIVLFTGGLLLISPNKLVDLAGLALLALIWFIQKQRPDDSDFQHQPVETN